The bacterium DNA window CGATGCCCAGAAGCATGTGCTCAACACCGAGAAAGAAGTATGTCCGTACCGTGTCGAACCAAGTCGGCTCAGTGGCGATAGTGAAAGAGGTTCGGTCGGGGGGGAGGCGTGCCGCCTGGACCCAACCGCCGACCTGCTCCACGCGCACGACGACATCGGTGAAGGTGCCCGAAAGCCCATCAATCGAACCGTCTCTACCGCCGAGCCCGCCGGGGCATCGAACAGCCGACCGCTCGAGAAAGGCCCGCCTGTGTGTTCGACCCGCGGCCTGCCGATATCCGAACATTCGGCGGGTAGACGCACATGAAGACCCAGACGCATATCGCCGCGCGCGGGCACCTTGAAACGCAAATCGCAAGCCTCGGCATCGACCTGCTTGATTTCCAGGAAGCCAGGCCGGAGCTCGTGAGCCGCAGCCGGGATCGTCAGGCCTAACAGCAGCAGCAAGACATAGACGGCCCCGCGCATCATGGACCGGGCTCGGTTTGCGCCGGCCTGTTTTCGGGCGCGGGC harbors:
- a CDS encoding HupE/UreJ family protein, with amino-acid sequence MFGYRQAAGRTHRRAFLERSAVRCPGGLGGRDGSIDGLSGTFTDVVVRVEQVGGWVQAARLPPDRTSFTIATEPTWFDTVRTYFFLGVEHMLLGIDHLLFVLALLLLVRDVWMLVKVITAFTVAHSITLALAALGWANIPQAPVEAVIALSIMFVAAEVLRQSGPETNFTKRAPWIVAFA